The nucleotide sequence CCAGGTCAAATTCATCGCCGGGCAGCCAATCGGACCATGCCGCTTCGCCCGTCGCGGAGACCATATCCGAGGCGGCGGCATCCGCCTGTTTTCCCGAATCCGATCCAGGATTCGCCGAAACATAGACCGCTTCGGGGCACAGTCCAGACTGCACCGCGGCCGCCGTTTCACGCCAACCGTCGATCAAAAATCGTCCGAATTGGCGGCGACGGCGGTTGTCACGAAGCCGCACCAAACGCCGAATGGTGGGATTGGCGGGGCTGCGCAGGATTGGTCGCGTCGATGAAGTCACCGCTGAAACGTCCGGGGGTGGGTCTGTTATGTTTTGGCCGAAAGTTTAGACCAATCCGATGCCGGGCCAACCGTCACCATGCCACCGCGCGGCGTTTCCCGCCATGATTTCGCCCACGTATCGCATTCGCATCCACGTCGACCGAATCTATCCATGACCCAACCGATCCGCTGCGACGCTGTCACATCCCGCCGTGACCGAAAAGAGTTTTTGGCACTGGAAAAGCGGCTGTACCAAAACGACCCGAACTGGGTTCCGCCGCTGTGGTCGGTGCGAAAAGAACTGGTGAACTTCAAGCCGCACCCGTTCTATCTGGACGCCGATTCCCAAGCGTTCCTGGCCCGCCGCGGTGATCGCGTGGTCGGACGTGTGGTCGCCATCGCCAACCATGCCCACAACCGCTACCACGACGACAAACTGGGATTTTTCGGTTTCTATGAATGCGAAAACGATCAAGAAGCCAGCGACGCGTTGTTGGCCGCGGCCTGCCAATGGTTGAAAGAAAAAGGATTGACCGACATCCGCGGCCCGGTGCACCCGAGCCTGAATTATGAATGCGGTCTGCTGGTCGACGGATTCGATACGCCGCCGACATTCTTGATCCCCTACAACCAGACGTTCTATAGCGATTTGATCGAAGCGTTCGGCTTCGTCAAATGCCAAGACATGTTCTGTTACGACGCCCACATGGATGAATTGAATGACTTGGACCCCAAGTTGGCGTTCGTCATTCAAGAAGCCACCAATCGATTCGACGTGGCCTGTCGTCCCCTGGATCGGAAACGTTTCGCCAAAGACGTCCGATCCTTTTTGGAAATCTATAATCTGTCGCTGCAGCGGACCTGGGGCTACGTGCCGATGAGCGAAGCGGAGATCAATCACCAGGCCGCCGGCTTGAAACACCTGATCGTGCCCGAATTGACCAGCATCGCGGAAATCGATGGGGAACCCGTCGGTGCCGGCTTCGGCCTACTGGACTACAACCCGATCATCCGGCGGATCGGCGGCAAGCTGTTCCCGCTGGGCTGGCTCAGCCTGCTGACCCAGCGAAAAAATATCAAACGATTGCGGGTGATCAGCACGAACGTCCTGCCGACCTATCAAAAATGGGGCCTGGGCCTGGTGACGCTGGCCCGAATTTTGCCGGACGCACTGGAATACGGCATCGAGATTGGTGAATTCAGTTGGGTGCTGGAATCCAATTCGCTGTCGCGAAACACGATCGAACGGGGTGGAGCCCGTCGCCGCAAAACCCTGCGTCTGTACGACCGCAGTGTCGATGTTTAAACGGCGGCTTGCCTAGGCATCGGCCCCATCTGCAACCATAATCGGGCTCAACGGCTGGTCTTTCGCATCCGCGCCGTTGCCCGCCGGTGCCGTCGCCGGAACCCTTGCTCGTCGCCCGTCCGCCGCAAACACGCCGCCGTCCGATTTCGTTTATGCCACAGTCTGACGTATTCATTACCGGCATCGGAATCATTTCGCCGGTCGGACTGGGACGGTCGGACTATTGGACCGGATTGACCACCGGACGTTCCGGAATCCGGTCTCTGATCGAACGCGAAGATGACGGTGCCAAGCCCACACCCGACCAGGCCCAACAACCGTTCTGGATCGGAGCCCCGGTGACCGGCTTTGACGCCAAACAATACGTGCGTCCGCGAAAAGCTTTGAAGGTCATGTGCCGCGAAATCCAAACGGCTTTCGCGGCATCCCAACTGGCGATGGATGATTCAGGTTGGTCCGATCGGTTGCCCGCCGACGATGACGGTGACGTCGCGTCGGACCGTGTGGCGACCGTGTTCGGCAGCGAAATGCTGTACGGTTCGCCCAACGAAATGATCAAGGCCGTCGAAGACTGCCGCGACGAAGACGGTCAGATCCGCGAAGCCGATTTCGGCCGCTCGGCAATGAAAGGGATCATGCCGCTGTGGATGCTGAAGTACCTGCCGAACATGCCGGCATGCCAAATCGGAATCGCGATCAACGCCCAAGGCCCCAACAATACCTTGGTCTTGGGCGATGTCTCGGGACCGGCGGCGGTGATCGAATCGATGTCCTGTTTGAATCGTGGCATCGCGGATTTGGTCATCTGTGGCGCTGCCGGGACGCGAATCAATTCCACACGTTTGCTGTACCGTCACGATCTGCCCGCCTTTGCACCCGAATCCGCGGTGACGTTTCCTTGTGACCCGCTGCAGTGCAATGCCGGGGTCATCGGCGGCGAAGGCAGTGTCGCCTTCACCCTGGAAACCGCCGACAGCATGGCCAAACGCGACGCCGAACCGATCGTCCGTATTACGGGAATCGCGTCGCGGTTCAGCCCAGCGGATTCAATGAAGCAGCGTGACCGCACCAGCAAGCGTTGCGCATCAGCCGGACGTGGTTCGTCCACGGCGATTCGCAACGCCATCGACGCGGCCCTGTCCCAGGCGGGTCGCACCGAATCGGACATCGGCGGCGTGGTCAGCCATGCGATGGGTGATCCATCGATGGACGCCGCGGAAAACGATGCACTGAAAGGCCACCTGGCGGATTGCCCCAGAATCGAACCAATGCGATTGATCGGACACACCGGCGCGGCCAGTGGATCGTTTGCCATTGCGACAGGTGCCTGCTGGTTGGCCGATGCGGGCCGCGGCGATGGCTTTCCCGGTTCACCTGATGGCGACGTATTGTGTTTGGCCCACACGTCGGAAGGTTCCGCGGTCGCCAGCATCCTCAGTCGTCCCTGACTCCTGGGATCTCGCCGCCCCCAGATCTTGCGCACCCGGGATCGAATCTCCTTGCTGCCGATTTCTTAGCGGCTTCGATTATTGCCAGCGGGTCGTCCAGTCGGTGCGGCTGAGCCTCCTTTCGCGATTGTTAAAGTCGACGCGACCAATACCGTTTTCGTGGCCAATGCACGTGGCGCTCAATTCGTCTGCCCAGAACGGAGGGTGCGGAATTTTTTGTCGCTGTGGTCAGCGTGATGCCGATGGCGAACTTACCTCCCGTCGTATCCGTTGTCTGTCCATGGAGAACCCAGGGCCGTGAAACTGAAAACATTCAAACTGTTGGCCGGCTTGGCGATCGCGATCGCCTGCTGTAGCGCCGACGTACGCCAAGCCGCCGCCGTCGATGGCAGCGAAATCAGTGGCTCCGTCGGCAGCTGGGCCCCCTTCCTACCGACCTATGAAGTCGGCGCGGCCAGTGATGACCAAGACGACTACGGGTTCTTGGCACGCCTGCGTGGTCATCACCGCTTCGACGGCTATCGCACCAGCATCGAAGGTTCGATCTTCTATGGCGATGCGGGCGACACCAGCCTGTTCGGCTACGAAGGTTTACTGCGTGACACCTGGGAATTCAGCTTTGCCGACCTGTCGGCCGGCGGTGGATTCAGCCAAATGACCTTCGACCAAGACTTCGCCGGCACCAACCTGGAAAACGATTACACCGGCGGTAAAGTCGTCGCGGGATTCGAATCCATGTTCGGACATCGCCCGTTTTGGATCGACTTTGGGCTGGGGCTGTATGACCTGAACGGCACCTTCACTCCCGCAGCCGGGCCGGTCGAAACGATCGATGAATTCACGACCACCTATTCGGTCGCCCTGCGTACCGAAGCTTGCTTCTTCGGCGTTGCAGCACGCCCGATGATGAAGTTTGAATTCCTGTCGGACATGGCCAGCTATCAAAACGGCCAACTGGGCACCGACGACGGATTCATCCTGTCGTCGGCGATCGAATTCCGCTTGGTCGGTCGCTAGTCAAAGGGGATGCGAAACCAATCGATGCGTCACACCGATGCATCGATTGGAACGATTCGCGAACCATCACCCACGCTTGGGCCGCGGCACCTTTGTCCGGCCCGATCCCTGGCGTTGACCTTTGCGACGTTTCCGCTGACGTCCGACATTGCCCGAACCGGACGAATCCTGTTCGATCTCCGACAGCGGTTTTCCGATGTTGTCTTTCAGCTGCATCACCCGATCCCTCAGCGCCGCAGCACGCTCGAATTCCAAATCCTCCGCTGCCGCCAACATCTCTTGCTCCAGCGCGTCGACATACTCGATCGTGATGTAAACGGCTTCTTCTTCCTCTTTGGCCGCCGCCGTGGTTCTGCGATGCTTGGCCGCTTCGGATTCGATTCCCGGCCGGATCGTTTTCAAAACGGTCTTGGGGACAATCCCATGCTCGCGGTTGTATTCGATCTGTAACTTGCGGCGTCGTTCCGTTTCGTCGATTGCAAGCTGCATGGCTTCGGTGACCTTGTCGGCATACAGAAGGACTTTTGAATTGGCATTCCGAGCGGCACGACCGATCGTTTGAACCAGCGACGTCTCGCTGCGCAGGAACCCCTCTTTATCGGCATCCAAAATCGCGACCAAGGAAACCTCGGGCAAATCCAGGCCTTCTCGCAATAAGTTCACGCCGACCAGACAATCGAACACGCCGCTGCGAAGCTCCTGCAACAGGTCCACGCGTTCGAACGCATTCAATTCACTGTGCAGCCATCGACACCGCACGTTCTGTTCTTGCAAGAACGTTGAAAGGTCTTCGGCCAAGCGTTTGGTCAACGCCGTCACCAACACACGTTCGTTCTTGGCCGCTCGGTCGCGAATTTCTTCCAACAGGTGAGCGACCTGGCCGCGAGCGGATACCACTTCGACCACCGGATCCAAAAGCCCGGTCGGCCGAATGATCTGCTCCACCACCTCGCCGCGTGTTCGCCCCAGTTCATATTCGGCCGGCGTCGCGCTGACGAAACAAATCTGGTGATTCCGCTGTTCCCATTCCTCGAACTTCAGCGGCCGGTTGTCCAGCGCACTGGGCAA is from Crateriforma conspicua and encodes:
- a CDS encoding N-acetyltransferase codes for the protein MTQPIRCDAVTSRRDRKEFLALEKRLYQNDPNWVPPLWSVRKELVNFKPHPFYLDADSQAFLARRGDRVVGRVVAIANHAHNRYHDDKLGFFGFYECENDQEASDALLAAACQWLKEKGLTDIRGPVHPSLNYECGLLVDGFDTPPTFLIPYNQTFYSDLIEAFGFVKCQDMFCYDAHMDELNDLDPKLAFVIQEATNRFDVACRPLDRKRFAKDVRSFLEIYNLSLQRTWGYVPMSEAEINHQAAGLKHLIVPELTSIAEIDGEPVGAGFGLLDYNPIIRRIGGKLFPLGWLSLLTQRKNIKRLRVISTNVLPTYQKWGLGLVTLARILPDALEYGIEIGEFSWVLESNSLSRNTIERGGARRRKTLRLYDRSVDV
- a CDS encoding beta-ketoacyl synthase N-terminal-like domain-containing protein: MPQSDVFITGIGIISPVGLGRSDYWTGLTTGRSGIRSLIEREDDGAKPTPDQAQQPFWIGAPVTGFDAKQYVRPRKALKVMCREIQTAFAASQLAMDDSGWSDRLPADDDGDVASDRVATVFGSEMLYGSPNEMIKAVEDCRDEDGQIREADFGRSAMKGIMPLWMLKYLPNMPACQIGIAINAQGPNNTLVLGDVSGPAAVIESMSCLNRGIADLVICGAAGTRINSTRLLYRHDLPAFAPESAVTFPCDPLQCNAGVIGGEGSVAFTLETADSMAKRDAEPIVRITGIASRFSPADSMKQRDRTSKRCASAGRGSSTAIRNAIDAALSQAGRTESDIGGVVSHAMGDPSMDAAENDALKGHLADCPRIEPMRLIGHTGAASGSFAIATGACWLADAGRGDGFPGSPDGDVLCLAHTSEGSAVASILSRP